A portion of the Pedobacter cryoconitis genome contains these proteins:
- a CDS encoding UPF0489 family protein, whose amino-acid sequence MKIPTIILEEHHEAFIAWTLATKKGIISKRNTLLHFDDHSDLRTPLLNTAATDILAKDEAEIKAFAYQELNIDTFIIPAIYLDIIDNFIWVRRDMPKIGNFEMYIRSYNDQAKKFISDKYTPTASSSTFKTYNYSKFDFTGFKNSKFDKQADILLDIDLDYFSCCESPNKEVVMETTKQEYDDFTSNKYHTLNFTSSTVNAVQYKGSHFFIFNKTDYHYPSSRELNEVEINEQIKDLVGALELSRIKPRLITICRSRHSGFTPAHQWQMIENNLLKELDQLYDMKKMGIDF is encoded by the coding sequence ATGAAAATACCTACAATTATCCTTGAAGAACATCATGAGGCTTTTATTGCATGGACGCTCGCTACTAAAAAAGGAATTATTTCTAAAAGGAATACATTGTTGCATTTTGACGATCATTCAGACCTTAGAACTCCACTCTTAAATACTGCTGCGACAGACATCTTGGCTAAAGACGAGGCTGAGATTAAAGCATTCGCCTACCAGGAATTGAATATTGATACTTTTATTATCCCAGCTATCTATCTTGACATTATTGACAATTTTATTTGGGTAAGAAGAGATATGCCAAAGATTGGAAATTTTGAAATGTATATAAGGTCTTATAATGATCAGGCGAAAAAATTCATCTCAGATAAATACACCCCCACCGCCTCAAGTAGCACTTTTAAAACATATAATTACTCCAAGTTTGATTTCACTGGCTTCAAAAACTCAAAATTTGACAAACAAGCTGACATCTTATTAGATATTGATTTAGATTATTTTTCCTGTTGTGAATCTCCTAACAAAGAAGTGGTAATGGAAACAACTAAACAGGAATATGATGACTTTACATCCAACAAATACCATACTCTAAATTTCACAAGCTCAACAGTAAATGCGGTTCAGTATAAAGGAAGTCATTTTTTCATCTTTAATAAAACCGACTACCACTATCCCAGCTCACGGGAACTAAACGAAGTGGAAATCAACGAACAAATAAAAGATCTAGTAGGGGCATTAGAGCTGTCCCGGATAAAGCCCAGGTTAATTACCATTTGCAGATCCAGACATAGCGGTTTCACACCTGCTCATCAGTGGCAAATGATTGAAAACAATCTGCTAAAGGAGCTTGATCAGCTCTATGATATGAAAAAAATGGGTATAGACTTTTAA